A window of the Bacillus andreraoultii genome harbors these coding sequences:
- a CDS encoding helix-turn-helix domain-containing protein gives MNGMINYNVENSECGLLPYPIILAANKGDPEAMKVVVLHYKSYMTSLSMRKLRDEQGNTYWGSDVDTHERLRAKLMQSILAFKI, from the coding sequence ATGAATGGGATGATTAATTATAATGTTGAAAACAGTGAATGTGGTTTATTACCGTATCCAATTATTTTAGCTGCAAATAAGGGTGATCCAGAAGCCATGAAAGTAGTTGTTCTGCATTATAAAAGCTACATGACAAGCTTATCTATGCGTAAACTCCGTGATGAACAAGGAAATACTTATTGGGGCAGCGATGTAGATACACACGAACGCTTACGAGCAAAGCTTATGCAATCTATTTTGGCTTTCAAGATTTGA
- the tnpC gene encoding IS66 family transposase has product MVNASSNNQNQYEKLIRLLEEQLAHSNQQNEALSKQIESLTEQVRYLTKLLYGSKTEKTKYNAHDDKQISLFEDDSSFNESEHTEEQSQQTISYTVVRKVQNKKRNDSLHENIEVKTIHYHPDNTICDCCQCQMTEIGTTIVREEAEFIPARMEKIQHIEHAYECRNCKADLSQKAQIKRGKSPQPPIQRSIAGPSVLAKVIYDKFVQYLPLYRQVKEWDRYGLNTNDKNLSNWVIRASHDWLLPIYERMKNIMLKKSILHVDETYGQVINRSDGKPGQSNAYNWVYRSVPSQGPTIVLFQSSLSRARSVLEGFIENYSGTIVCDGYSAYDKIEGITFANCWAHVRRYWLKADSKNGRIGVKYCDDLFRLEREFKHLSPSKRRKNRKKYSKPLVDKFLSWVEKSPFYGKNALAKAAEYTLNRANGLKAFLNDGRIEIDNNPAENAIRPNVIGRKNWLFSVSEAGAKANAICLSIAETAKANGIDFYQYLVRILKELPNLDIHRNPEIINNYLPWSKTIQAECVK; this is encoded by the coding sequence GTGGTTAATGCTTCGTCTAATAATCAGAATCAATACGAGAAATTAATTCGGCTTCTTGAAGAACAATTAGCTCATTCTAATCAACAAAATGAAGCATTATCCAAACAGATAGAATCACTAACTGAGCAAGTTCGCTATTTAACGAAACTTTTATATGGATCAAAAACAGAGAAAACGAAATATAATGCACATGATGATAAGCAAATTTCATTATTCGAAGATGATTCGTCTTTTAATGAATCTGAGCACACAGAAGAACAAAGCCAACAAACGATTTCTTACACTGTTGTACGCAAAGTTCAGAATAAAAAACGGAATGATTCATTACATGAAAATATTGAAGTAAAGACCATTCATTATCATCCGGATAATACGATTTGTGATTGTTGTCAGTGTCAGATGACTGAAATAGGTACGACAATTGTCCGTGAAGAGGCTGAATTCATACCTGCAAGAATGGAAAAAATTCAACATATTGAACATGCATATGAATGTAGAAACTGCAAAGCCGATTTATCCCAAAAGGCACAAATTAAACGTGGCAAATCACCTCAGCCTCCGATTCAACGAAGCATTGCTGGTCCGAGTGTTCTTGCCAAGGTTATTTATGATAAATTCGTTCAATACTTACCCCTTTACCGGCAAGTAAAGGAATGGGATCGTTATGGATTAAATACAAATGATAAAAATCTTTCTAATTGGGTTATTCGGGCATCACATGACTGGCTTTTGCCTATATATGAGCGAATGAAAAACATCATGCTAAAAAAGTCCATTTTACACGTCGATGAAACTTATGGACAAGTTATCAATCGATCGGATGGAAAACCTGGCCAATCTAACGCTTATAACTGGGTTTATCGAAGTGTACCTAGTCAAGGTCCAACTATCGTTCTGTTTCAAAGTTCATTATCACGAGCTCGATCTGTTCTTGAAGGCTTTATTGAAAATTATTCAGGAACGATTGTCTGTGATGGTTACTCAGCATATGACAAAATTGAAGGGATTACCTTTGCCAATTGTTGGGCTCATGTTAGACGTTATTGGTTAAAAGCAGACAGTAAAAACGGACGAATTGGTGTAAAATACTGCGATGATTTATTTCGCCTTGAAAGGGAATTTAAGCACTTATCCCCAAGTAAACGAAGGAAAAATCGCAAAAAGTACTCGAAACCGTTAGTTGATAAGTTTCTTTCCTGGGTTGAAAAATCACCATTTTACGGGAAAAATGCACTCGCTAAAGCAGCTGAATACACGCTAAATAGAGCGAACGGATTAAAAGCATTCTTGAATGATGGCCGAATAGAGATTGATAACAATCCCGCCGAAAATGCCATCCGCCCGAATGTAATTGGTCGAAAAAACTGGTTATTTTCCGTGAGCGAAGCTGGTGCAAAAGCAAACGCAATCTGCCTTAGTATCGCAGAAACAGCTAAAGCGAATGGGATAGATTTCTACCAGTATCTAGTAAGGATACTGAAAGAACTACCAAATTTGGATATCCATAGAAACCCAGAAATTATAAACAACTATTTGCCTTGGTCAAAAACAATCCAAGCAGAATGTGTAAAATAA
- a CDS encoding alpha/beta hydrolase, producing the protein MKMIAPKPFTFHRGPRAVLLLHGFTGNSADVRMLGRFLEKEGYTCHAPIYRGHGEAPEELLKFNPSDWWDDVVQAYKDLKNMGHDEIAVAGLSLGGLFTLKLGYSMPVKGIVPMCAPMYFKNEDALYHGVLQFAREYKEKEGKTKEQIEKEMSAFDSQDLKLLLKDNKLLMNEVKQNIEMIYAPIFIVQAKKDQMVNIDSANIIYNEVESIEKSIKMYEESGHVITLDKERDQLHKDILQFLNSLDWKD; encoded by the coding sequence TTGAAAATGATTGCACCAAAACCATTTACATTTCACCGCGGGCCAAGAGCTGTATTATTGCTGCACGGCTTTACAGGAAATAGTGCAGATGTACGGATGTTAGGCCGGTTTTTAGAGAAAGAAGGTTATACTTGTCATGCTCCGATTTATCGCGGACATGGAGAAGCACCAGAAGAATTATTAAAATTTAATCCCTCTGATTGGTGGGATGATGTTGTTCAAGCATATAAAGATCTGAAAAATATGGGACATGATGAAATTGCTGTTGCTGGCCTATCACTTGGTGGCCTCTTTACGTTAAAGTTAGGGTATTCCATGCCAGTAAAAGGGATTGTCCCTATGTGTGCACCGATGTACTTTAAAAATGAAGATGCTCTTTATCATGGCGTTTTACAATTTGCAAGAGAATATAAGGAAAAAGAAGGAAAAACGAAAGAACAAATCGAAAAAGAAATGAGCGCATTTGATTCTCAAGATTTAAAACTACTTTTAAAGGATAACAAACTTTTAATGAATGAAGTGAAACAGAATATCGAAATGATTTACGCACCTATCTTTATTGTACAAGCAAAAAAAGATCAAATGGTCAATATTGATAGTGCAAATATTATTTATAATGAAGTGGAGTCAATAGAGAAATCGATAAAAATGTATGAGGAATCAGGACATGTCATTACATTAGATAAAGAAAGAGATCAACTTCATAAAGATATCCTACAGTTTTTAAATAGCTTAGATTGGAAAGACTAA
- the eno gene encoding phosphopyruvate hydratase, translating to MPTITDIYAREVLDSRGNPTVEVEVLTESGAFGRALVPSGASTGEYEAVELRDGDKNRYLGKGVLKAVENVNELIAPEIIGFNVMDQVAIDHAMIELDGTPNKGKLGANAILGVSLAVARAASDFLGIELYQYLGGFNAKQLPVPMMNILNGGAHADSTVDIQEFMVMPVGAPNFREALRMCAEIFHNLRSVLKEKGYNTSVGDEGGFAPSLKSNEEALGIIIEAIEKAGYKPGEEVRLAMDVAASELFNKEDGKYHLPGEGVVRTSTEMVDFYEDLCNKYPIVSIEDGLDENDWEGFKLLTERLGKKVQLVGDDLFVTNTEKLATGIEKGIANSILIKVNQIGTLTETFDAIEMAKRAGYTAVVSHRSGETEDTTIADIAVATNAGQIKTGAPSRTDRVAKYNQLLRIEDQLGDTSQYLGAKTFYNLR from the coding sequence ATGCCAACAATTACTGATATTTATGCTCGCGAAGTACTAGATTCCCGTGGTAACCCAACTGTAGAAGTAGAAGTTTTAACAGAATCAGGCGCATTTGGTCGTGCATTAGTTCCAAGTGGTGCTTCTACTGGTGAATATGAAGCAGTTGAATTACGTGATGGCGATAAAAACCGTTATTTAGGTAAAGGTGTTTTAAAAGCTGTAGAAAACGTAAATGAATTAATTGCTCCAGAAATTATTGGTTTCAACGTAATGGATCAAGTAGCAATTGACCATGCAATGATTGAATTAGATGGAACTCCTAATAAAGGAAAATTAGGTGCTAACGCCATTCTTGGTGTATCTTTAGCTGTTGCTCGTGCTGCTAGCGACTTCCTTGGAATTGAATTATATCAATATCTTGGTGGATTCAATGCAAAACAACTTCCAGTCCCAATGATGAACATCTTAAACGGTGGTGCTCATGCTGACAGTACTGTTGATATTCAAGAATTCATGGTAATGCCAGTTGGTGCACCAAACTTCCGTGAAGCTTTACGTATGTGTGCTGAAATCTTCCATAACCTACGTTCTGTATTAAAAGAAAAAGGATACAACACTTCTGTAGGTGACGAAGGTGGATTCGCTCCAAGCTTAAAATCAAACGAAGAAGCGTTAGGAATTATTATTGAAGCAATTGAAAAAGCAGGATACAAACCAGGTGAAGAAGTTCGTCTTGCAATGGACGTTGCAGCTTCTGAATTATTTAATAAAGAAGACGGAAAATATCACTTACCAGGTGAAGGCGTTGTTCGTACATCTACAGAAATGGTTGACTTCTATGAAGATCTTTGCAACAAATACCCAATCGTTTCAATTGAAGATGGTTTAGATGAAAATGACTGGGAAGGTTTCAAATTATTAACTGAACGCCTAGGTAAGAAAGTTCAATTAGTAGGAGACGACTTATTCGTTACAAACACTGAAAAACTTGCTACAGGTATTGAAAAAGGAATTGCAAACTCAATTCTTATTAAAGTTAACCAAATTGGTACATTAACTGAAACATTTGATGCAATTGAAATGGCAAAACGCGCTGGATACACAGCAGTTGTATCCCACCGTTCTGGTGAAACAGAAGATACAACAATTGCAGACATCGCAGTTGCAACAAACGCTGGACAAATCAAAACAGGTGCGCCATCTCGTACAGACCGTGTTGCGAAATATAACCAATTACTTCGCATTGAAGACCAACTTGGAGACACTTCTCAATACCTTGGAGCAAAAACATTCTATAACTTAAGATAA
- a CDS encoding YrzI family small protein: MTINILFFSITLKRREFSLEEELHNEQVEKLYEKNRNRMSDYLG; encoded by the coding sequence ATGACGATCAATATATTGTTTTTTAGTATTACACTAAAAAGAAGAGAGTTTTCTCTTGAAGAAGAACTTCATAATGAACAAGTTGAAAAGCTATATGAAAAGAATCGAAATCGTATGTCCGATTATTTAGGTTAG
- a CDS encoding helix-turn-helix domain-containing protein, whose protein sequence is MNGMINSNTENNERGLLPYPIILAANKGEAEAMKIVIQHYGNYTASLSMRKLRDEQGNTYWGMDEDIRDRLRSKLMQSILSFQI, encoded by the coding sequence ATGAATGGGATGATTAATTCTAACACCGAAAACAATGAGCGTGGTTTATTACCGTATCCAATTATTTTAGCTGCAAATAAGGGTGAAGCTGAAGCAATGAAAATAGTAATTCAACATTATGGAAACTATACCGCCAGCTTATCCATGCGTAAACTTCGTGATGAGCAAGGAAACACCTATTGGGGCATGGATGAGGATATACGTGATCGCTTACGTTCCAAACTTATGCAATCTATTTTGTCTTTTCAGATTTGA
- the secG gene encoding preprotein translocase subunit SecG — MHTFLIVLLVIDCLALITVVLLQSGKSAGLSGAISGGAEQLFGKQKARGMDLVLQRITIVLSVLFFVITILIAYFNF, encoded by the coding sequence GTGCATACGTTTTTAATCGTATTATTAGTGATTGACTGTCTTGCTTTAATTACGGTTGTTTTGCTTCAATCCGGTAAAAGTGCCGGTTTGTCTGGTGCTATTTCTGGTGGTGCTGAACAATTATTTGGTAAACAAAAAGCACGTGGAATGGATTTAGTTTTACAACGAATTACCATCGTTTTATCTGTTCTCTTTTTCGTGATTACGATTCTGATAGCATACTTTAATTTTTAA
- a CDS encoding RNA polymerase sigma factor — protein sequence MIDKSILTRGAVELYALFEWGLTFQVAGKKITPKLLAEALRTLPKEKCKTVLLYYFFKKSDVEIAELLDIPRSTVQYRRTSSFKRLKRFLEEHADEWDD from the coding sequence TTGATTGATAAGTCAATCTTAACAAGAGGTGCTGTTGAATTATATGCGTTGTTTGAATGGGGGCTTACTTTTCAAGTGGCTGGAAAGAAAATAACTCCAAAATTACTTGCTGAAGCGTTACGTACTTTGCCAAAAGAAAAGTGTAAAACCGTTCTACTATACTATTTTTTTAAGAAATCAGATGTAGAAATAGCTGAACTACTCGATATTCCACGTAGTACTGTTCAGTATAGGCGGACAAGCTCTTTTAAAAGGTTAAAACGATTTTTGGAGGAACATGCAGATGAATGGGATGATTAA
- a CDS encoding YrzI family small protein — protein MTINILFLTITINKREITLEKVLNDQRVEKLFEESREHAAKYIRY, from the coding sequence ATGACGATAAATATTTTGTTTCTTACAATTACAATTAATAAAAGGGAAATTACGCTTGAAAAGGTACTGAATGACCAGCGAGTAGAGAAGTTATTTGAGGAATCTAGGGAGCATGCGGCAAAGTATATCCGCTATTAA
- the gpmI gene encoding 2,3-bisphosphoglycerate-independent phosphoglycerate mutase, producing the protein MSKSPTALIILDGFGLRDVTKGNAVIQAKKPNFDRYMREFPHSTLRADGEFVGLPEGQMGNSEVGHMNIGAGRIVYQSLTRVNISIREGEFAKNPTFIEAMNHVKEKGTNLHIFGLLSDGGVHSHINHMFALLKLAAEQDVKNVYIHAFLDGRDVGPQTAKTYINETLEKIKEYGVGQFATISGRYYAMDRDKRWDREEKSYRAMVYGEGPTYKDPIQLVDDSYANGIYDEFVIPSVMVDENDQPVATIKDEDAVIFYNFRPDRAIQISNIFTNEEFDGFDRGPKFPKNLHFVCLTHFSETVNGYVAYKPVNLDNTLGEVLAQHGMKQLRIAETEKYPHVTYFFNGGKEEVNPGEDRILINSPKVATYDLKPEMSAYEVTDALVEQINADKYDVIILNYANPDMVGHSGKLEPTIKAIEAVDECLGRVVDLILEKGGRAIITADHGNSEEVITLEGKPMTAHTTNPVPVIVTDKNVKLRTDGKLGDLAPTILEMVGIPKPEEMTGESIIEK; encoded by the coding sequence ATGAGTAAATCTCCAACTGCGTTAATCATCTTAGACGGATTTGGTTTACGCGATGTAACGAAAGGTAATGCAGTTATTCAAGCAAAAAAACCAAACTTTGATCGCTATATGCGTGAATTCCCTCATTCCACATTGCGTGCAGATGGTGAATTCGTCGGACTACCTGAAGGACAAATGGGAAACTCTGAAGTTGGTCATATGAATATCGGTGCTGGCCGAATTGTTTACCAAAGTTTAACTCGTGTAAATATTTCAATTCGTGAAGGTGAGTTTGCTAAAAACCCAACATTTATCGAAGCAATGAATCATGTAAAAGAAAAAGGAACGAATTTACACATCTTTGGGCTTTTATCTGATGGTGGTGTTCATTCACATATTAATCATATGTTTGCTCTACTTAAGTTAGCAGCAGAACAAGATGTAAAAAATGTTTATATTCATGCATTTTTAGATGGTCGTGATGTAGGTCCGCAAACGGCAAAAACATACATTAATGAAACACTTGAAAAAATCAAAGAATATGGTGTAGGTCAATTTGCAACTATCTCAGGCCGTTACTATGCGATGGACCGAGATAAACGTTGGGACCGTGAAGAAAAATCTTACCGTGCTATGGTTTACGGTGAAGGCCCAACATACAAGGATCCAATTCAATTAGTTGATGACAGCTATGCAAATGGAATTTACGATGAATTCGTTATTCCTTCTGTTATGGTAGATGAAAATGATCAACCAGTTGCAACAATTAAAGATGAAGATGCAGTTATCTTCTATAACTTTAGACCTGATCGTGCAATCCAAATTTCTAACATTTTCACAAATGAAGAATTTGACGGATTTGATCGTGGACCAAAATTCCCGAAAAATTTACATTTCGTATGTTTAACACATTTTAGTGAAACAGTTAATGGATATGTTGCTTATAAACCTGTAAACTTAGACAATACGTTAGGTGAAGTGTTAGCACAACACGGTATGAAACAACTACGTATTGCTGAAACAGAAAAATATCCACATGTTACTTATTTCTTTAATGGTGGTAAAGAAGAAGTGAACCCTGGTGAAGACCGCATTTTAATAAATTCACCAAAAGTGGCAACTTATGACTTGAAACCAGAAATGAGTGCATATGAAGTGACAGATGCATTAGTTGAACAAATTAATGCAGATAAATATGATGTTATTATTTTAAACTATGCAAACCCAGATATGGTTGGACACTCTGGTAAGTTAGAGCCAACAATTAAAGCAATTGAAGCAGTCGATGAGTGCTTAGGTAGAGTAGTTGATTTAATTCTTGAAAAAGGTGGTAGAGCCATTATAACTGCTGACCACGGTAACTCAGAAGAAGTGATTACTTTAGAAGGTAAACCAATGACTGCTCATACAACAAATCCAGTACCAGTCATTGTAACAGATAAGAATGTTAAATTACGTACAGATGGTAAATTAGGTGATTTAGCCCCTACGATTTTAGAAATGGTAGGAATACCAAAACCAGAAGAAATGACTGGTGAATCGATCATCGAGAAATAA
- a CDS encoding RNA polymerase sigma factor has protein sequence MRTLPEEKRTAVLLYYFFNLSDVEIGKLFGIPRSTVQYRRKSSFEILKRFLEEHAHEWDD, from the coding sequence ATGCGGACATTGCCAGAAGAAAAACGTACTGCTGTCCTGCTATACTATTTTTTCAACCTGTCTGATGTGGAAATCGGTAAATTATTCGGAATTCCACGTAGCACCGTACAGTACAGGCGGAAAAGTTCTTTCGAGATTTTAAAACGATTTTTGGAGGAACATGCACATGAATGGGATGATTAA
- a CDS encoding NUDIX hydrolase: MELWDLYDSIRKQIGNTHQRGVPLQEGHFHLVVHAIIENDKGEVLISKRHPMKRYGQLWECNGGSVLAGETSLQGILREIKEEIGLALHPNSGKIIHQETRGDTHYDLWHFQQNANIEDLILQKEEVFNAKWVNQEQFDEMIANQEVVPFINHYFEFVFKNRKENENERKPSDNKKITI; this comes from the coding sequence TTGGAATTATGGGATCTATACGATAGTATTCGGAAGCAAATAGGTAATACCCATCAAAGGGGTGTACCATTACAAGAGGGACACTTTCACCTAGTTGTTCATGCGATTATCGAGAATGATAAAGGCGAAGTATTAATATCAAAACGTCATCCGATGAAGCGATATGGCCAGCTTTGGGAATGTAATGGAGGTTCTGTCCTAGCAGGTGAAACGAGTTTGCAAGGCATTCTCCGTGAAATAAAAGAAGAAATTGGACTTGCCCTTCATCCAAATAGTGGGAAAATCATTCACCAGGAGACGAGGGGAGACACTCATTATGATTTATGGCATTTCCAACAAAATGCCAATATTGAAGACTTAATACTTCAAAAAGAGGAAGTATTCAATGCGAAGTGGGTTAATCAAGAACAATTCGATGAGATGATTGCTAATCAAGAGGTTGTCCCATTCATCAATCACTATTTCGAGTTTGTATTTAAAAACAGAAAGGAGAATGAAAATGAAAGAAAACCATCCGATAATAAAAAAATTACAATTTAA
- a CDS encoding DUF3139 domain-containing protein: MIILFIFAISFFLIFYYPIQKKLAFKKFDEYLIKQDTNRDKIESLNAFKDYKMGGYQLIVKFHDDPQHMYIYHYYLWTHRKNESIQFDRMFLSIIDEENSLELDPPYNDNVKYKP; the protein is encoded by the coding sequence ATGATAATTTTATTTATATTTGCGATATCCTTTTTTTTGATTTTTTATTACCCGATACAAAAAAAATTAGCATTTAAAAAATTTGACGAGTACTTGATAAAACAAGATACCAATAGAGATAAGATCGAAAGTCTAAATGCCTTTAAAGATTATAAAATGGGTGGTTATCAACTCATTGTAAAATTTCATGATGATCCACAACATATGTATATTTATCATTACTATTTGTGGACTCATAGAAAAAATGAATCTATACAATTTGATAGAATGTTTTTGAGTATTATAGATGAAGAAAACTCTTTAGAACTAGATCCACCGTATAATGACAATGTGAAATATAAACCGTAA
- the tnpB gene encoding IS66 family insertion sequence element accessory protein TnpB (TnpB, as the term is used for proteins encoded by IS66 family insertion elements, is considered an accessory protein, since TnpC, encoded by a neighboring gene, is a DDE family transposase.): MRHDYSSVKNIYIICGKTDMRKGIDGLATLIQDSFELDPYGDSIFLFSGWSKDRYKCLYFDGDGFAMLYKRLDNGKLQWPRNEKEVRNLSQQELRWLLEGLCIQQPKAIQPSQKGQF; the protein is encoded by the coding sequence ATGAGACATGATTACTCGAGTGTGAAAAATATCTATATTATCTGTGGTAAGACAGATATGAGAAAAGGAATAGATGGATTAGCTACACTAATTCAGGATTCTTTTGAACTGGATCCTTATGGTGATTCAATTTTCTTGTTTTCTGGGTGGAGTAAAGATCGCTATAAATGTTTATATTTTGACGGTGACGGCTTTGCCATGCTTTATAAGCGATTAGATAATGGAAAACTTCAATGGCCCAGAAACGAAAAGGAAGTACGAAATCTATCCCAACAAGAACTACGCTGGTTATTAGAAGGGTTATGCATTCAGCAGCCAAAAGCCATTCAACCATCTCAAAAAGGACAATTTTAA
- a CDS encoding recombinase family protein, with the protein MKHLKNRTKAQRHKQWKVAVYIRLSRDDGNDESLSVTNQRKIIHEYLEHSFIEEYSIVDYYVDDGLSGTTDYERVDFQRMIQDVEAGIVNCIICKTLARAFRNYSDQGYFLERIFPSYGPRKKGAV; encoded by the coding sequence ATGAAACACCTAAAAAATCGTACTAAAGCACAACGCCACAAACAATGGAAGGTTGCTGTTTATATTCGTTTATCCAGAGATGATGGTAATGACGAATCATTAAGTGTGACCAACCAGCGGAAAATCATTCATGAATATCTGGAACACTCGTTTATTGAAGAATATTCTATTGTTGACTACTATGTAGATGATGGACTTTCAGGAACAACAGATTATGAAAGAGTAGATTTTCAGCGCATGATACAAGACGTGGAAGCAGGTATTGTCAACTGTATTATTTGTAAGACACTTGCTAGAGCATTTCGTAACTATTCAGATCAGGGATACTTTTTGGAAAGAATTTTTCCTTCGTATGGACCACGCAAAAAGGGGGCGGTTTAA
- a CDS encoding DUF6870 family protein, giving the protein MVTLEALEQMYQEDKATARAKSLVDIRHINIDTNLPALERLEKYLLNIQNPYFFFMW; this is encoded by the coding sequence ATGGTGACTTTGGAAGCATTGGAACAAATGTATCAGGAAGATAAAGCAACCGCCAGAGCAAAAAGCCTCGTAGACATTCGACATATTAACATTGATACCAATTTACCTGCTTTAGAACGATTGGAAAAGTATCTTTTAAACATCCAAAATCCGTATTTTTTTTTCATGTGGTGA